Proteins encoded in a region of the Dorea longicatena genome:
- a CDS encoding sodium-dependent transporter, whose protein sequence is MKRETFGSRLGFILVSAGCAVGIGNVWKFPYMCGQFGGAAFILIYLVFLLIMGIPVMVCEFGVGRASRHSVAAAYETLEPKETKWHITKWIGVIGCYFLMMFYTTVGGWMLYYCVRSFRGDFVGADMKTVSAGFSDMLGNMPLMAFWTILICIIGFGVCAFGIQKGIEKVSKFMMTALLLIMIVLAIHSVMMKGAGAGIRFYLIPDFKQMAEIGIGNVIFGAMSQAFFTLSIGIGAMLIFGSYMEKDQRLFGEAVNITVLDTIVALMAGFIIIPACFAYGIEPGAGPSLIFITIPNIFAQVAGGCVWGGLFFLFLSFAAFTTLVAVFENIISFDMDLFGWSRKKSTLVSLILIIILSMPCVMGFNVLAGFTPLGEGSTIMDLEDFIVSNNLLPLGSLGYVLFCTKKNGWGWNSFLEEINQGEGWKFPAGIKGYMSYGLPLLIIIIYLKGYYDKFQPMGTKTLIGWMIVAFLFLAFVIGCSCGKSNAEKVDK, encoded by the coding sequence ATGAAGAGAGAGACATTTGGATCAAGACTGGGCTTCATCCTTGTATCTGCAGGATGTGCCGTTGGTATTGGAAATGTGTGGAAGTTCCCGTACATGTGTGGACAGTTCGGCGGGGCTGCATTCATTTTAATCTATCTGGTGTTCCTTCTGATCATGGGAATCCCGGTTATGGTCTGTGAATTTGGTGTCGGACGTGCCAGCAGACACAGTGTTGCCGCTGCATATGAGACACTGGAACCAAAAGAAACAAAGTGGCATATTACGAAATGGATCGGTGTTATCGGATGCTATTTCCTGATGATGTTCTATACCACAGTTGGTGGATGGATGCTGTATTATTGCGTCAGAAGCTTCAGAGGAGATTTTGTGGGTGCGGATATGAAGACTGTATCTGCAGGATTCAGTGATATGCTAGGAAATATGCCGCTTATGGCATTCTGGACGATTTTGATATGTATCATTGGATTCGGTGTATGTGCGTTTGGAATCCAGAAAGGTATCGAAAAAGTTTCCAAGTTCATGATGACAGCACTGCTTTTGATCATGATCGTACTTGCGATCCATTCTGTGATGATGAAAGGTGCCGGAGCAGGAATTCGTTTTTACCTGATCCCTGATTTCAAACAGATGGCAGAGATTGGAATCGGAAATGTAATTTTCGGGGCTATGAGCCAGGCATTCTTTACATTATCAATTGGAATCGGAGCGATGTTGATCTTTGGAAGTTATATGGAAAAAGACCAGAGATTATTCGGAGAGGCTGTGAATATTACCGTGCTTGATACAATCGTAGCGCTGATGGCAGGTTTCATTATTATCCCTGCATGCTTTGCATACGGAATTGAACCGGGAGCAGGCCCGAGCCTTATATTTATCACGATCCCGAATATTTTCGCGCAGGTGGCAGGCGGGTGTGTATGGGGAGGATTATTCTTCCTGTTCTTAAGCTTTGCTGCATTTACGACACTGGTTGCGGTATTTGAAAATATTATTTCTTTTGATATGGATTTATTCGGATGGTCAAGAAAGAAGAGTACACTGGTAAGTCTGATTCTGATCATTATCTTAAGTATGCCATGTGTTATGGGATTCAATGTATTGGCCGGATTCACTCCACTTGGAGAAGGATCGACAATCATGGATCTGGAGGACTTCATCGTATCGAATAACCTGCTTCCGCTTGGAAGTCTGGGATATGTATTGTTCTGTACAAAGAAGAATGGCTGGGGATGGAACAGCTTCCTTGAAGAAATCAATCAAGGAGAAGGATGGAAGTTCCCGGCAGGAATCAAGGGTTATATGTCTTACGGACTGCCGCTTCTGATCATTATCATTTACCTGAAGGGATATTATGATAAATTTCAACCAATGGGAACGAAGACACTGATTGGTTGGATGATCGTGGCATTCTTATTCCTTGCATTTGTGATCGGATGCTCTTGTGGAAAAAGTAATGCGGAAAAAGTGGATAAGTAA
- the galT gene encoding UDP-glucose--hexose-1-phosphate uridylyltransferase gives MLYENIKKLVEYGIQTGLTPECERIYTTNLLLELFQEDSYEDVEIDSSSIELEAVLEGLLDEAVKRGIIEDSIGFRDLFDTKIMNCLVPRPAQVQKTFAEKYEESPEAATEYFYKLSQDSNYIRRYRVKKDMKWKVDSPYGKIDITINLSKPEKDPKAIAAARNAKNTAYPKCLLCMENEGYAGRLDHPARENHRIIPIEIAGGKWGFQYSPYVYYNEHCIVFNGQHIPMKIDKKAFEKLFDFVKLFPHYFLGSNADLPIVGGSILSHDHFQGGHYTFAMAKAPIEIKITIPGYEDVEAGIVKWPLSVIRIRHKDEKRLIDLADHILRCWRNYTDEDAFIYANTDGEPHNTITPIARKRDGLFELDLTLRNNITTEEHPLGVYHPHAEYHHIKKENIGLIEVMGLAVLPSRLKEELEILADYLVQKKDIRSNEKIAKHADWADTFCKKYDGITEENVMDILKKEVGEVFVHVLEDAGVYKCTEEGREAFLRFVKTL, from the coding sequence ATGTTGTATGAAAATATTAAGAAACTGGTAGAATATGGTATTCAGACCGGACTGACACCGGAATGTGAGAGAATTTACACAACAAATTTATTGTTAGAATTATTCCAGGAAGATTCATATGAAGATGTAGAAATCGACAGCAGTTCCATCGAGCTGGAAGCAGTTCTGGAAGGATTACTGGATGAGGCGGTAAAAAGAGGAATCATTGAAGACAGTATCGGATTCCGTGATCTTTTCGATACGAAGATCATGAATTGTCTGGTACCAAGACCGGCTCAGGTACAGAAGACATTTGCGGAAAAATATGAAGAATCTCCGGAAGCTGCGACAGAATATTTCTACAAATTAAGTCAGGACAGCAATTATATCCGCAGATACCGTGTGAAAAAGGACATGAAGTGGAAAGTAGATTCCCCATATGGTAAGATTGACATCACAATTAATCTGTCCAAGCCGGAGAAGGATCCAAAGGCGATCGCTGCAGCAAGAAATGCAAAGAATACCGCATATCCGAAATGTCTGCTTTGTATGGAAAATGAAGGATATGCAGGACGTCTTGACCATCCGGCAAGAGAAAACCACAGGATTATACCAATCGAGATTGCAGGTGGAAAATGGGGATTCCAGTATTCACCATATGTGTACTATAACGAGCATTGCATCGTATTTAACGGACAGCATATCCCGATGAAGATTGATAAGAAAGCATTTGAGAAATTATTTGATTTCGTAAAATTATTTCCACATTATTTCCTGGGATCTAATGCAGATCTCCCAATCGTTGGCGGTTCTATCTTAAGTCACGATCATTTCCAGGGGGGACACTATACATTTGCAATGGCAAAAGCGCCGATCGAGATTAAAATTACAATCCCGGGATATGAAGATGTTGAGGCTGGAATCGTAAAATGGCCGTTATCTGTCATCCGAATCCGTCACAAAGATGAGAAACGCCTGATAGATCTGGCAGATCATATCCTCAGATGCTGGCGAAACTATACAGATGAAGATGCATTCATCTATGCGAATACAGATGGAGAGCCACACAATACCATTACCCCGATTGCAAGAAAACGTGATGGATTGTTTGAACTGGATCTGACTCTTCGGAATAATATCACAACCGAAGAACATCCACTTGGCGTTTATCATCCACATGCAGAGTATCATCATATTAAAAAGGAAAATATCGGACTGATCGAAGTTATGGGACTTGCGGTGCTTCCATCCAGATTAAAAGAAGAGCTGGAGATTCTTGCGGATTATCTGGTTCAGAAAAAAGATATCAGAAGTAATGAAAAGATTGCAAAGCATGCGGACTGGGCAGATACATTTTGTAAAAAATATGATGGGATTACAGAAGAAAATGTAATGGATATATTGAAAAAAGAAGTCGGTGAAGTATTTGTACATGTACTTGAGGATGCCGGAGTGTATAAATGTACAGAAGAGGGAAGAGAAGCATTTTTAAGATTTGTAAAAACATTATAA
- a CDS encoding AraC family transcriptional regulator codes for MKGIQILTEKNKKEVKEHGSYTFPVQVSPEAIQSYEQHSFMWHWHPEIELTWFVSGQMEYVVNDQRYIISEGEGIFCNSNALHAGYMIDDQDCNYISVTFHPKFIYGYENSILQTKYVDFITSNEFWSSLVLKPEIPWQNEIIEYIKEIYTLTCQVQSSSDAFIPGYEGIAEQPELPDYEFRIHLLLCEIWHRLYLHYVQIAQDTPHPQKHLQRLKDILSYLQEHASEELSLEDIAAHAGLCKSECCRFFKKYMRMTIFDYLLSTRIQNSIPLLMDGENITTIAGLVGFSSPAYYGQIFKRYIGMSPSQYKKNAAQSPSGD; via the coding sequence ATGAAAGGTATTCAGATTCTTACAGAAAAAAACAAAAAAGAAGTAAAAGAACACGGAAGTTACACTTTCCCCGTTCAGGTATCCCCAGAGGCAATACAGTCTTATGAACAGCATTCCTTCATGTGGCACTGGCATCCGGAGATCGAACTTACATGGTTCGTATCCGGACAGATGGAATATGTCGTCAATGACCAGCGTTATATTATCTCAGAAGGCGAAGGGATATTCTGCAACAGTAATGCTTTACATGCCGGATATATGATTGATGACCAGGACTGTAATTATATCTCTGTCACATTTCATCCCAAATTCATCTATGGCTACGAGAACAGTATCCTGCAGACCAAATATGTCGATTTTATCACTTCCAACGAATTCTGGTCTTCACTTGTATTAAAACCGGAAATTCCATGGCAAAATGAAATTATCGAATACATAAAAGAAATATATACATTAACCTGCCAGGTTCAATCTTCTTCCGATGCCTTCATTCCCGGATATGAAGGCATAGCGGAACAGCCGGAACTTCCTGACTATGAATTCCGTATTCATCTCCTGCTCTGTGAGATCTGGCACCGGCTTTATCTGCATTATGTCCAGATTGCCCAGGATACTCCGCATCCACAGAAGCATTTACAGCGTTTGAAAGACATTCTTTCTTATCTTCAGGAGCATGCTTCCGAAGAACTCAGTCTCGAAGATATCGCCGCCCACGCCGGACTGTGCAAAAGCGAATGCTGCCGCTTTTTCAAAAAATATATGCGGATGACCATCTTCGATTACCTGCTGTCTACACGGATTCAGAACAGTATTCCACTTCTTATGGACGGGGAGAATATTACTACGATTGCCGGACTTGTAGGATTTTCCTCACCGGCATATTATGGCCAGATTTTCAAGCGTTACATAGGCATGTCACCCAGTCAGTATAAAAAGAATGCCGCCCAGTCACCTTCCGGTGACTAA
- a CDS encoding alanine/glycine:cation symporter family protein has product MLATIESINNVVNNFIWGVPAMICIVGVGLLLSIRTGFLQIRKFPYAMKVTIGRMLKKREASDGALTPFQAVCTALAATVGTGNIAGVAGAIAIGGPGAVFWMWISALLGMCTKFSEVTLAVHFREKNAEGDLVGGPMYYIKNGLKKQWHWLAYLFAAFGVLTVFGTGNATQVNTITTAIDSALYNYGVISEQNVSTLNLVIGIILAVLIGLILLGGIKRIGQVAEKLVPFMAVIYIILAIGVVILNYRNIPTVFASIFKGAFSPASVTGGAVGSFFMSMKKGVSRGIFSNEAGLGTGSIAHACADTRKPVKQGFFGIFEVFVDTIVICTLTALVILCSGVPVGYGDAAGAELTILGFTSTYGSWVSIFTAIAMCCFAFSTIIGWGLYGTRCVEFLLGTRANRPFMILYALVAIVGATMELGLMWNIAETFNGLMVIPNLIAVFLLSGVVVRLVKEYFDREGKNV; this is encoded by the coding sequence ATGTTGGCAACAATCGAATCAATCAACAATGTGGTAAATAACTTCATCTGGGGAGTACCGGCCATGATCTGCATCGTAGGAGTAGGGCTTTTATTAAGCATCAGAACCGGATTTCTTCAGATCCGTAAATTCCCATATGCGATGAAAGTAACAATCGGCCGGATGTTGAAAAAAAGAGAAGCTTCAGACGGAGCACTGACACCATTCCAGGCAGTATGTACGGCACTGGCTGCGACCGTCGGAACCGGTAATATTGCAGGCGTGGCAGGAGCAATCGCGATCGGAGGCCCGGGTGCAGTTTTCTGGATGTGGATATCAGCACTTCTTGGAATGTGTACAAAGTTTTCAGAAGTAACGCTTGCGGTACATTTCCGGGAGAAAAACGCGGAAGGCGATCTGGTCGGAGGACCTATGTACTACATAAAAAATGGACTGAAGAAGCAATGGCACTGGCTGGCCTATCTGTTCGCGGCATTTGGTGTACTGACGGTATTCGGAACGGGGAATGCAACACAGGTCAATACCATCACGACAGCAATTGATTCAGCTCTGTATAATTATGGTGTGATCAGTGAACAGAATGTGAGTACTCTGAATCTGGTGATCGGAATTATTCTGGCAGTATTGATCGGGCTGATCCTTCTTGGAGGAATCAAACGAATCGGGCAGGTAGCGGAAAAGCTGGTTCCGTTTATGGCGGTCATTTATATTATTCTTGCAATCGGAGTTGTGATCTTGAATTACAGAAATATCCCGACAGTATTCGCTTCTATTTTTAAAGGTGCCTTTTCACCCGCATCTGTGACCGGCGGTGCAGTAGGATCTTTCTTCATGAGTATGAAAAAAGGTGTATCCAGGGGAATCTTTTCAAATGAAGCAGGACTTGGTACCGGTTCGATTGCTCATGCATGTGCGGATACAAGAAAGCCTGTAAAGCAGGGATTCTTTGGAATATTCGAAGTCTTTGTAGATACAATTGTGATCTGTACACTGACGGCACTTGTCATTCTGTGTAGCGGCGTACCGGTTGGATATGGAGATGCGGCCGGTGCAGAACTTACGATTCTTGGATTTACTTCCACTTACGGAAGCTGGGTATCGATATTTACGGCCATTGCAATGTGCTGCTTTGCATTTTCTACGATCATTGGATGGGGACTTTATGGAACACGTTGTGTGGAGTTCCTGCTTGGTACCCGCGCAAACAGACCATTTATGATATTGTATGCACTGGTAGCGATTGTCGGCGCAACTATGGAACTGGGACTGATGTGGAATATTGCAGAGACATTTAATGGTCTGATGGTTATCCCGAACCTGATAGCAGTCTTCCTGCTGTCAGGAGTTGTGGTCAGACTTGTGAAAGAATACTTTGACAGAGAGGGCAAAAATGTATAA
- a CDS encoding galactokinase, with the protein MQKEQLIAKFQELYGEGGEIRTYFAPGRVNLIGEHTDYNGGHVFPCALTMGTWAVVRNREDRKLGFFSLNFEKLGIIETSLDELIPSKNAGWTNYPKGVMWAFEKRGYELTHGMDILIYGNIPNGSGLSSSASLEVLTGLMLKDTFGFEDLSMIDLALIGQYSENNFNGCNCGIMDQFASAMGKKDHAIFLDTNTLKYEYAPVVLENAKIVIINSKVKHSLVDSAYNDRRNECETALKELQKVTDIKTLGDLTEDGFEQYKDAIKDPVRQKRAKHAVYENQRTIRAVEALRNNDVKLFGQLMNASHESLRYDYEVSCEEIDILVDLAQAMPGVIGSRITGGGFGGCTVSIVEEGTVDKFIEEIGKTYKEKVGHEAEFYVVDIGDGAKIV; encoded by the coding sequence ATGCAGAAAGAGCAATTGATCGCAAAATTTCAGGAATTATACGGAGAAGGCGGGGAAATCCGTACTTATTTTGCACCGGGACGAGTAAACCTGATCGGAGAACATACAGATTATAACGGAGGTCATGTATTCCCATGTGCACTGACAATGGGAACATGGGCAGTGGTAAGGAACAGAGAAGACAGAAAATTAGGTTTCTTCTCTTTGAACTTTGAAAAGCTTGGAATCATTGAGACAAGTCTCGATGAATTGATTCCGAGTAAAAATGCCGGATGGACGAATTATCCGAAGGGAGTAATGTGGGCATTCGAAAAGAGAGGGTATGAACTGACACATGGAATGGATATCCTGATCTATGGAAATATTCCGAATGGTTCTGGACTTTCTTCTTCCGCATCACTGGAAGTGCTGACAGGACTGATGTTAAAAGATACATTTGGATTTGAAGATCTCTCCATGATCGATCTTGCATTGATCGGACAGTATTCGGAGAATAATTTCAATGGATGCAACTGTGGAATTATGGATCAGTTCGCAAGTGCGATGGGTAAGAAAGATCATGCAATTTTCCTGGATACCAATACATTAAAATACGAATATGCACCGGTCGTTCTTGAAAATGCGAAGATTGTGATCATCAACAGTAAGGTAAAGCACAGTCTGGTTGATTCTGCTTACAATGACAGAAGAAATGAATGTGAGACTGCATTAAAGGAACTTCAGAAGGTTACAGATATAAAGACACTTGGAGATCTTACAGAGGACGGATTCGAACAGTACAAGGATGCGATCAAAGATCCGGTCAGACAGAAGCGTGCGAAACATGCGGTATATGAGAATCAGAGAACTATTCGTGCAGTAGAAGCACTCCGTAACAACGATGTGAAATTATTCGGACAGCTTATGAATGCATCTCATGAGTCACTTCGTTATGATTATGAAGTGTCCTGCGAAGAGATAGATATTCTGGTAGATCTGGCGCAGGCAATGCCGGGGGTTATCGGTTCACGTATCACCGGAGGCGGATTCGGTGGATGTACGGTCAGCATCGTTGAAGAAGGAACGGTAGATAAGTTTATCGAGGAGATTGGAAAGACATATAAAGAAAAAGTCGGACATGAAGCAGAATTCTATGTAGTAGATATCGGTGACGGAGCAAAGATTGTATAA
- a CDS encoding DUF2325 domain-containing protein has protein sequence MSVVIVGGHDRMVHQYKKICKEYKCKAKVFTQMSGNLSEKIGSPDLLILFTNTVSHKMVHCAVTEAEKCNAQIVRCHTSSGNALNEILQNACTA, from the coding sequence ATGAGTGTAGTAATCGTAGGCGGACATGACAGAATGGTTCATCAGTATAAAAAGATCTGTAAAGAGTACAAATGCAAAGCAAAAGTATTCACACAGATGTCAGGAAACTTAAGTGAGAAGATCGGAAGTCCCGATCTGTTAATCTTATTTACCAATACAGTATCTCATAAGATGGTACACTGTGCAGTAACAGAAGCGGAAAAATGTAATGCACAAATCGTAAGATGCCACACAAGCAGCGGAAATGCTTTAAATGAGATTCTTCAGAATGCCTGTACGGCATAA
- a CDS encoding TIGR00266 family protein, whose amino-acid sequence MRYEIKGDTLPVVICYLEGGEKMITEGGGMSWMSPNMKMETTTNGGIGKAFGRMFSGEHIFQNIYTAQGGKGMIAFASCFPGSIKAFEIGPGREMVFQKSAFLASEAGVELSVFFNKKFSSGLFGGEGFIMQKVSGQGTVFAEFDGHVVEYELNAGQEIVVDTGHLAAMDASCQIEIKSVPGVKNMLFGGEGIFNTVVHGPGRVWLQTMPISNVAGALGPYITTSGK is encoded by the coding sequence ATGAGATATGAAATCAAAGGAGACACATTACCGGTAGTTATCTGCTATCTGGAGGGCGGAGAGAAGATGATCACAGAAGGAGGCGGAATGTCTTGGATGTCACCGAATATGAAGATGGAGACGACTACGAATGGAGGAATCGGCAAGGCATTTGGAAGAATGTTTTCCGGTGAGCATATATTCCAGAATATTTATACCGCACAAGGTGGCAAAGGGATGATTGCATTTGCATCGTGCTTTCCTGGATCCATCAAAGCATTTGAAATCGGACCGGGGCGCGAGATGGTATTCCAGAAAAGCGCATTCCTTGCAAGCGAAGCAGGGGTAGAATTGTCTGTGTTCTTTAATAAGAAGTTCAGCTCTGGATTATTTGGCGGAGAGGGATTTATCATGCAGAAGGTATCCGGTCAGGGAACTGTATTTGCTGAGTTTGACGGACATGTAGTGGAGTATGAATTGAACGCCGGACAGGAAATTGTCGTAGATACTGGACATCTGGCTGCAATGGATGCTTCATGCCAGATAGAGATAAAGAGTGTTCCTGGAGTAAAAAATATGCTGTTTGGAGGAGAGGGAATCTTTAATACCGTGGTTCATGGACCAGGAAGGGTATGGCTTCAGACAATGCCGATTTCAAATGTAGCAGGAGCACTCGGACCATATATTACAACATCCGGTAAATAA
- a CDS encoding ECF transporter S component, which yields MNSNLKKIIMTALFAALACVATMSIRIPTPGTGGYIHPGDAIVILAGIILGPVYGMLAGGIGSALSDLIGGYFVYVPITLVIKGLVALVSGLIYQKMCRYGKNRYVAVILGGITDIAFVAGGYFICEFFLYGSGAAASIPANIIQGVGGLIISAVLYPVLIAIPDVRQAAYETKN from the coding sequence ATGAATTCCAATCTGAAAAAAATAATTATGACAGCATTATTCGCTGCGTTAGCCTGTGTTGCTACAATGTCCATCCGTATTCCGACACCGGGAACCGGCGGATATATCCATCCTGGTGATGCAATCGTAATCCTCGCAGGTATCATCCTTGGTCCTGTATATGGTATGCTTGCCGGTGGTATCGGTTCTGCACTGTCTGACCTGATCGGTGGATATTTTGTATACGTTCCGATCACACTGGTGATCAAGGGGCTTGTCGCATTGGTATCCGGACTGATTTACCAGAAGATGTGCCGTTACGGTAAGAACCGTTACGTCGCAGTTATCCTTGGAGGTATTACAGATATCGCATTCGTCGCCGGTGGATATTTTATCTGCGAGTTCTTCCTGTATGGAAGCGGCGCTGCTGCAAGTATCCCTGCTAATATTATCCAGGGAGTCGGCGGACTTATTATCTCTGCTGTATTATATCCGGTACTGATCGCAATCCCGGATGTACGCCAGGCAGCATACGAGACGAAGAATTAA
- a CDS encoding glycoside hydrolase family 3 protein, with translation MRTRSIHKAALTDAVTPLEESGKKLAYKAAVEGIVLLENDGSLPLKAGKIALYGAGAKKTIKGGTGSGEVNERHAVSVFEGLEQSGFTVTTMRWIEDYDQTFEEGEQEYAEEFRKKLSPKNLSDFMNLMSSPYRYPYGRAIQEKDIEESDTDSCIYVVSRQAGEGADRKLDENEYGLSEIERINIAFCAERYKKLIVVINVGGVFDLNFLNEISGINAVIFMGELGTMGGLALADVISGKQTPSGKLTDTWAKHYRDLPFADEYSYLNGNLDEEYYREGIYVGYRYFDTFHVAPRYPFGYGMSYTNFAIRFEQMQMEGTKIHVYTEVENTGRIYDGKEVVQIYVSCPNGELKKEAQRLTAFHKTKLLKPGEKEKLILSFDLRDMTSYREKDAATVLEKGEYVIRLGNSSRNTRVCGILRLSSEIITEKHSHICKIPMHVTELEQKEEDILHATCDCRQNWGRGCEIIIENMEKIRSIPVEEDKITEVVHEYGPVKIYSSEETDAVMERLTLRDMAELSVGGGMTGSRFFEAPGAAGVTCTTLEQKGIPNVVMADGPAGLRLNKVSSVSFTGKVKGIEPNISCMKYLPEPVKKIMLGNPDSPNLLYQFTTAFPSGISLASSWNLELAEEVGNAVGKEMECYGVTYWLAPGLNIHRNPLCGRNFEYYSEDPLVSGKFAAAITKGVQKNRGCYVTLKHFCCNNQEDNRNKTNVNVNERALREIYLKGFEIAVKEAGPGAIMSSYNKVNGKYVNNSYRLLTQVLRNEWGFDGFVMTDWFATGRKYGNSAHAIASGNDLIMPGSAGAVDEIVKAVSKGVILEEDVKRSAANVLRGVLSSRIYQGFTRMYMKK, from the coding sequence ATGAGAACAAGAAGTATTCATAAAGCAGCACTGACGGATGCGGTTACACCACTGGAAGAGTCTGGAAAGAAACTGGCATATAAAGCGGCAGTCGAGGGAATCGTTCTTTTAGAAAATGACGGAAGTCTGCCATTGAAGGCAGGAAAGATAGCTTTGTACGGCGCTGGTGCGAAGAAGACGATTAAGGGTGGAACAGGATCAGGAGAAGTAAATGAGCGCCATGCAGTCTCTGTTTTTGAAGGACTGGAACAATCAGGATTTACAGTTACTACTATGCGGTGGATCGAAGATTATGACCAGACATTCGAAGAGGGTGAACAGGAATATGCAGAAGAATTCAGGAAAAAACTAAGTCCAAAGAACCTGTCAGATTTTATGAACCTGATGAGCAGTCCATATAGATATCCTTATGGCCGTGCCATACAGGAGAAGGATATAGAAGAGTCGGATACAGACAGTTGTATTTATGTGGTATCCAGACAGGCTGGTGAAGGGGCAGACAGAAAACTGGATGAAAATGAATATGGGCTATCAGAGATAGAGCGGATCAATATTGCATTCTGCGCAGAAAGATATAAGAAACTGATCGTAGTGATCAATGTAGGTGGAGTATTTGATCTGAATTTCTTAAATGAAATATCCGGAATTAATGCAGTTATTTTTATGGGAGAGCTAGGTACAATGGGAGGTCTGGCACTAGCAGATGTTATTTCAGGAAAACAGACGCCATCAGGGAAACTTACAGATACCTGGGCAAAACATTACCGGGATCTTCCGTTTGCAGATGAGTACAGTTACCTGAATGGTAATCTGGATGAGGAATATTATAGAGAAGGTATCTATGTAGGATACCGCTATTTTGATACATTTCATGTGGCACCAAGATATCCGTTTGGCTATGGAATGTCGTATACTAATTTTGCAATACGGTTTGAACAGATGCAGATGGAAGGCACGAAGATTCATGTGTATACAGAAGTGGAAAATACCGGAAGAATTTATGATGGTAAAGAAGTTGTGCAGATCTATGTAAGCTGTCCGAACGGGGAGCTTAAAAAGGAAGCACAGCGGCTGACTGCATTTCATAAGACGAAGTTATTAAAGCCGGGAGAAAAGGAAAAACTTATACTTAGTTTTGATCTCCGGGATATGACCAGCTACAGGGAAAAAGATGCAGCAACGGTCCTTGAAAAAGGAGAATATGTAATTCGTCTCGGTAATTCCAGCAGGAATACCAGAGTATGCGGAATCTTGAGATTATCCAGTGAAATCATAACAGAAAAACACTCGCATATCTGCAAAATCCCAATGCATGTGACAGAACTGGAACAAAAGGAAGAAGATATCCTTCATGCAACCTGTGACTGCAGACAAAACTGGGGAAGAGGATGCGAGATTATTATTGAAAATATGGAAAAAATTCGAAGCATTCCGGTAGAAGAGGATAAGATAACAGAAGTTGTGCATGAATATGGTCCGGTTAAAATATATTCCTCAGAAGAGACAGATGCCGTGATGGAGCGTTTAACACTCAGAGACATGGCAGAACTGTCTGTGGGCGGAGGTATGACTGGATCAAGATTCTTTGAAGCGCCAGGTGCAGCCGGGGTTACGTGCACAACACTGGAACAAAAAGGAATTCCAAATGTAGTAATGGCAGATGGACCGGCAGGGCTTCGTCTGAACAAGGTTTCATCTGTGTCATTCACCGGAAAGGTAAAAGGGATAGAGCCGAATATTTCATGTATGAAATATCTTCCGGAGCCGGTTAAAAAAATCATGCTTGGAAATCCGGATAGCCCGAATCTGCTCTATCAGTTTACTACGGCATTTCCAAGCGGGATTTCACTGGCATCGAGCTGGAATCTGGAACTGGCGGAAGAAGTGGGAAATGCAGTTGGAAAAGAGATGGAATGTTATGGTGTAACCTATTGGCTGGCACCAGGACTTAATATTCACAGAAATCCACTTTGTGGACGCAATTTTGAATACTATTCGGAGGATCCACTGGTTTCAGGAAAATTTGCAGCTGCCATTACAAAAGGTGTGCAGAAGAATCGTGGGTGTTATGTGACGTTGAAGCATTTCTGCTGCAATAATCAGGAGGATAATCGCAATAAGACCAATGTGAATGTCAATGAACGAGCGCTTAGAGAAATCTATCTGAAGGGTTTCGAGATTGCGGTAAAGGAAGCGGGTCCGGGAGCCATTATGAGCAGTTATAACAAAGTAAATGGTAAATATGTCAATAACAGTTACCGACTTCTGACACAGGTGCTTCGAAATGAATGGGGATTTGATGGTTTTGTAATGACGGACTGGTTTGCAACCGGGCGTAAATATGGAAATTCGGCACATGCGATTGCATCCGGGAATGATCTGATTATGCCGGGAAGTGCAGGTGCGGTGGATGAGATTGTGAAAGCGGTGTCCAAGGGAGTGATACTGGAAGAGGATGTAAAAAGAAGTGCAGCGAATGTATTGCGTGGAGTGTTATCCAGCAGGATATATCAGGGATTTACAAGAATGTATATGAAAAAGTAA